gtttagaaaatggggggcgctaagaataagaagaagcggaagaataagctaaagtcgaagaacagtatgttggggttttcaacccaacataatcaGTACTTTTCCTCTATAAAGgttaaaggcacaggttaaaggCAAACTGTGCAAGACCTAGTAAAGAGATCAGCAGATACTGTGATTCTCCTTCATGTTTGTCAAAATGGAGCTCAACAATGAATTAGACTAGACTTGCTACACCCTATGTCTTAAAagcggttgttcacctttaaattaaggtATGGTGTTTTATTTTGAAACAACTCGTGAATTGGTCCTTCATTTTTATTATCTGTGGCTATTATctgctctccaggttggaatttcagcactatCTGGTTGCCATGGCCCAATTTaaccttgcaaccaggcagtggtctgaaaGGGAGACAGAAATACTCTAGCCTGCTGTCATTTATCCGTGTTTAGGGgcctcaaaatatacagtatttattcacAATATAACATTCGCAATTCAAGGCTGATTATGGAATCAGACTCATATTACACAGTAGCATAGGAACTGGTGCTTTCTGAATTTAAAATCATTCTGATAATGTGTTGAAGATTTCCAAACACTCCCTAGCTTAAAGtctaaaaggacaaggaaaggttaaaggagaaggaaaggctaagtcacttgggggtgccaaaatgttaagcacccccaagtgacttagatcgcttaccttgtaccccgggctggtgcccctgttaggagaaaaaaacaccagcccagggtacctgtaggaagcgcttcctccttcctctctcttctccgggcgaaatccgtcggccggcgcatgcgctgtagattgaaaagccgactttgtttttttaagttcagcttctcactctactgcgcatgcgcgcgcggcgctccaggaagcgctcgctgctaccccgggctggtgctgttctctccgtacaggggcaccagcccgggttatgaggtgagcgatctaagtcacttgggggtgcctaacattttggcacccccaagtgacttagcctttccttctcctttaatataaattaaaagtaagtgtaaaggcattctttttaagtacttaaaggagaaggaaaggcaaagtcacttgggggtgccaaaatgttaggcacccccaagtgactttaaccgcttacctcgtaccccgggctggtgcccctgttcggagaaaacagcaccagcccggggcacctggagcggagcgcttcctccttccggcttccgctttctaaaatgccggtggccgggcatgcacagtagagcgaaaaagccgactttaatgtttaagttcggctctccactctactgcgcatgcgtgcgcagcgaatcacaaaggaggaagcgcaggcagctaccccgggctggtgctgtcctctccgaacaggggcaccagcccggggtaaaaggtaggagGTGccgaacattttggcacccccaagtgactttgactttctttttcctttaagcattactgcatatctaaattcccagatccctgcttgcttctctgagatatggtgctggcagcctacagcagtgtgaagactacagtgacatcactaaaatctctctccccttcctgtaggccttcagtagcaatgcacatgtgtgtaacttgatcctgtctcctgttctgagctacacatgcccaccagccaatcagaagtggatctggcagagggggggggggggagggaatgaaacacatgtgcagtatgaagcaaggagggaaaggaagggaaaatacctttttaaagatggctgcctgttcaagaaaacagatagaaaatgtgaagtaagtgtgagtaaatttttgattaggtgagccaaacaTGTAgcgttttactaaacaataggaggactattgggcagtatggaACTTTGACTTCCATTCTTCCATTCTCCTTTTACACAGTCCACAGCACACTATCATTTTGTacacaaaaaaaactgcaatcaAATAAATCACACATTGCCTTTTGACCATCAAGCATCGCCAAACACAAACTAACTACAtatttaaagtagaactaaaccctaaaaatggcatactttatatactaaacttactgcaccagcctgaaGTTTCAGCATATCAATATCAgccatgatccaggacttcaaacttgtcaatatgagctccccatcttgtaaagtgtctgcgacacttaTATGCTtggtgtgctctgagcagctgttgaaaagctgagcttaagggtcatcacaaattaccaagcagaaaatgaggtttaactgTGATAAGTAGATGCTGCggggctgtggttgctttgggctagtacagaagcccaaaacaaaacatacaacatttctggcttacttctttagttaggctttagttctccttcaacaAGTTGTGTATTAGTTTTTGGCATAAATGTTTTCTGTGTTAAGTTCCAGCATAAAAAGCAGTGGCCACTTAAAACTGTACTGTATAAAACACCAATCATccattcctgttttttttttttttcaatatcttTTGGGGTTCGATTTACTGCTGGGGTTTACTTGCCTCCTTTGACTTAAATGGttaacaccataaaaataattgcggaaaataaatcacacacaccTTTATGAACTTGCCATTCAATTTACATTGCTTTTGTATTTCTACAGCAATAAATAATTCTACACAGCATTTCAAATAGgtttcagcaaatttttttaattttatctctaaaatgactctagACAGACCCCAGAATGacaaacttttttcatgcattcggtctcatgcagattctgtatcacaagcagctcaattTCAGTTCTCtctgctacttcctagtctaatGTGAAtccctgcccacttttctttgGCAAGCTCATAAAAGAAAAGGGGACGGGGCTACATGCTAGATTAGGAAGTAGCAGAGAGACCTTAAGTTGAGCAGCTTTCGAACAAAATCTGCATGAGAAATAGTGCAAGGAGAAAGGTATCTTATTCTAGGGGCTGAATAGAGTATTTTTAGGAGATTTCATGATAAAAAATTTTCTtaaccattaagttaacttttaatatgttatagaatgtcctattcctagcaactttgcaaatggccttcatttgtttttttttgttttttttttaaaaagttaattatttCCTCATATTCtacctccttccagctttcaaatgtttGGGCGGCcaaatttaattgttttttctaCTTGTCTTTACTTATCGTTCCATTCAGTCACTTTTAGATTACattttcttattcaaaccactgcttggttgctagggtaaataagaatctaacaaccagatagttgctgaaataccaatttggatagctgctgaacaaaaatctaagtagctgaaacaaaacaaaaaagttaaaaatgaaaaCGAATTGTAAATTGTCTTGGATGATCAACATCTAggttatactaaaagttattttaaaggtaaactgcccctttaaaatggTCAGCAGAAGACCAGTTCCTGTGGAAAAATGTGAAGGTCTGATCTTTACCAAGCTTTAGGTTGGTACAGAAAAAtcagaatataaaatacagcatttctagccacatcCTATTTTGATTTTAGTTTCCTTTAATAACCTTGATTTTCACCAAGAAATAACGGATTTATACTTacgtaaattccttttccctcagtcccgaaGACAGCACTTACTAGAGAGATGACATCCACCTGCTAGGAAAACACCACACCCCCCAATTAATTACTCCACCCCCTCATCTCCTATAAGTTCCTCTGCTCCCCTCTAGCCCTCAGTGATTTTCTCAAGCAATAAGACACATACACAAATGCTGATAGAATATTTACTGTAAGGGAGGGATATTGTGCTCCCttcgggactgagggaaaaggaatttacgtAAGTATAAATCCGTTATTTCCCTCATgtcccttggcagcacttactAGAGAGAGTTGAGTAGCAGTACGTCAAGGGGGGGCATTTTTACAAATTGAATAATGCACCGTATTTGCGAACGCCACTTCCCCAGGGGTACCTACGTTCAGTCGGTAATGCTCTCCAAATGTTCTGAAACTTTCCCACGAAGCTGTTCTACATATCTGGTCCACTGACACGCCTCCAACTTCTGCCTGTGAGGCTGACACTGCTCTGGTAGAATGAGCCTTGAGGTTTGGAGGTACTGATTTCCCTGAAGCAGAATAGGCTAAGGAAATTGCCTGTTTTATCCATCTGGAAATGGAAGATTTTGAGGCACGTTTCCCCTTGTTCTTCCCCCAAAAGGAAACTAAAAGGTTATGAGATACACGAAAAGGTTTTACCTTGTTTAAATAGAACAAAACACATCTTCTGGCATCCAGTAAGTGTAGCTTTTCCTCCACTTTATTTCTtggttctgcaaaaaaaagctgGAAGAATGACTTCAAAGTTTCTATGAAAATTAGATGAGACTTTAGGTCTGAACAAGGGATCTGCTTTGAGGATGATCCTGTCTGGAAACCTGTAGACACGAATCTTTACATGATAAAGCTTGCAGTTCTCCTATGCGTCTGGCTGAACAAACTGCCACTAAAAATACTGTTTTAATGGAAAGATGATACAGGAAAGCTTCTTCCAAGGGTTCAAAGGGAACATTTTGTAAGGCTCTTAACACAATGTCTAAGTCCCAATTTGAAGTTAGGTTATTTGTCTTAGGTCTAATATTTTGAACAGCCCTGACAAATCTTTTGATCAATGGATGCTCCACTAAGGATATGTTCTTGAAAGCTGATAAGGCCGTAATGTGCACCTTAAGTGTATTTGGAGCTAATTTTTTCCTAAAACCATCATGTAGAAAATCTAAAATGATTGACACTGGAACGTCTTCTGGAGTTAGTTTCTTATCCGAGCACCACTTCCTGAAACAAGACCAAATTCTTTGAtaaattttatttgtaatttctttCCTGCTATGCAACAGGACTTCAATGACTGGTGAAGATATCCCTTGTGCTCTCATAACATCCCTTTCAGTCTCCATGCTGTGAGCTGAAGAGCTGCAGGGTTTGGATGAAAAATTGGTCCCTGGTGTAAGAGATTTTCCTTCACTGGAAGGAGCGCCAAGGAGGACTGACAGAAAGTTGGAGGAGGCTGGAGTACCAACTCCTTCTGGGCCAGGCAGGAGCTATTAGAATCACTTCTGTTGAGCAAAGTGCAACTTTCTTGATCACTCTTGCTAACATAGGGATAGGTGGAAAGACATATGCTAGGCTGAAATCCCATGACTGGGCTAGTGCATCCACTGCTTCCTAGCCTTGGCCTGCTGTAAGGGAAAAGAATCTTTGATGCTTTGCATTGTACTTTGAGGCCATGAGGTCTATTACTGGAGAACCCAAAACCTTGCAAATCTGGAGTAATGTTTCTGGATCTAAACTCCACTCTCCGGGAAGTATCAACCTGCGACTTAAAAAGTCTGCTCGGATATTGCTGTGCCCAGAAATATGGCGTGCTAGtatactttttagatttttttctcccCAGCACATGATCTTATTGACTCTCATTCTCAGGTCTTTGCTTCTGGAACCTCCTTGGTGATTTATGTAGTAGGCTGTTGCCACATTGTCCGTATGTATTAGAACATTTTGGTCTTTTACATAGTTTTGAAGGCAAACAGGGCTCTCCATACTGCTTCCAACTCTAAGGAGTTTGCTGCCTGATGACCAATACCTTTTTCCCAGATTCCCTGCTCTACCAAATTTCCTAAATGTGCACCCCAACCTTTGCCACTTGCGTCTGTTGTGATGACTAGGGGAGGAACTGGAAACAGGGATGAACCTTTTGAAAGATTTCTTGGGTGTAACAACCAAGTGAGAGATTTCTTTATAGAGTTTCCTTCTGAGTGATGCCTTCTGATGATCCCAAACTGAGTTTATATATCTTTGCAGATCTTTCATATGGGCACGTCCCCATGGAACTGCTCTAATACTGCTGAAAAAAAGACCCAAAATTTCTAGCCTTGCTTTATTGAAGAGAATTTCCTGTTTTGAAACTTGTGCACTCTGTCTCTGATTTTTAGCCTTTTTTCTGGAGGGAGGAAAattcttccttcttctgtgttcCAAACCATTCCCAAAAATGTTATCTCTTTTGCAGGATTTAGATTGGATTTTCCCCAATTTATTAACCAGCCCAATGACTGAAAAACCTCTATTGTTTTGAATAGATTTCTTTGCAACACTAAATCGGTCTCTGCTTTTAGTAGACAATCGTCCAGATAAGGAATAATAGCATTACCTTGAGTTCTTAAGTATGCTGCAACTACTACCATTACCTTTGTAAAGACTCTTGGTGCACTCGATATTCCAAACGGCAGGGCTGTGAATTGAAGGTGTTCTGTTCCTGCAGGTCCCTTTATGGCTACCCTTAAGAATTTTTGGTGACATTCCCTTATGGGAATATGAAGGTAGGTGTCTTTTAGGTCTATAGTGCACATCACATCCCCTTTGCAAAGCGCTAACAGGGTGGATCTTATTGATTCCATTTTGAACTTCTTTTTGAATATAAATTGATTTAAATATCTTAGATCTATGATGGTTCTATATTTCCCGTTCGGTTTTGGTACAAGGAAGATTGGGGAGTAGACCCCGCTGAACTTTTCTTTTTGGGGTACCTGAATCAATACTTTCATCTCTTTGAATTCTTGGATTGCTAATTCCATGGCTTGTTTTTCAACCCTTTGTTTTGGTAAGCGAGTTTCTATAAATCTTGTCGGAGGAAGACCATAGAATTCTATTGAATATCCTAGGTCTATTATTTGTAACACCCATTTGTCTGAGGtgaattttttcccattcctgaATGAACCCCTTCAATCTTACTCCAACTGGCAAGGCGTCATGCTGAGGTTTTTGAAATTTGGACGACCCCTTCCTCTTGAGGGTCTTCCTCTAGATTGGGTATAATTTCTATCCCCTGATGTTTTGCCACTCCTCCAGTCCTGTCTATATTTGTAAGAGGTTCTGAAACCCCGAAAGGAAGGTCGCTTGTATAGTCTCTTGTCTTGAGGTAAGCTTCTCACCTTATCATCAGACCTTTCCAGCTGGGATCCAAAAAGTTTTTCTCCCTCAAATGGTAGATTAAGCAGACGGTTTTTGGAGGCTATATCTGCCACCCAGGGCTTAAGCCATAGAGCTCTTCTGGCTGAGGTAGCAAACGCTGTAGTTTTAGCCAAGattttggcagaatgcaatgcctgctttgataacagtgtccacaaaatggcccctgcctgcttgctgcaattgtgaattccaaggctgaagaaactaagattaaaataatttatatagtgtaagtgaagtttattttgcttgacaaccacaatagaaaacaatttggaattatttcttaaggtgacaggtccgctttaaagcaTTCTCTAGTTGCAGGATCCAGACCttaaggcaggggtagggaacctatggctcgggagccagatgtggctcttttgatggcagCATCTGGCtccctgccaaatctttaataaaaaaaaataacggggggcatggcctgcgctcggtgcaTAGAAGACACGTTCTAAGCCCTAACTCGTCTGTCATCCAaagagcgcaggccacaccctcctcctccgcatcgcatccggcatccttggcacccaccctaccttgcccctgcgctcggcggatagaagacgtgttctaagccttagaacacgtcttctatccgccgagtgcaggccacgacctccgcatccggcatccttcgGACCCACCCGACCTTGCCCCGTAGCatccgcagccaaacatattgtatgactCTCACGGAATAACATGTTAAAATATGTGgcgtttatggctctctcagccaaaaaggttcctgacccctgccttAAGGGATCTTGCCACTGAAGCCGCCGCTATTGCCGGCTtgaaacctgctgctgctgccagatAGGTTTTCCTTAGGGCCCCCTCCGCCTTTCTATCCATGGCGTCCTTGAGACCAGTACTGTCTTCTAACGGTAAAGTTGTTCTTTTGATAGTTTGGGCTACCGGAGGATCCAATTTTGGAGGTACATCCCAAAATTTTGTGTCCTCAACCTCAAAGggaaaaagagaataaaatttATTTTGTGGGGCCCATTTCTTATCTAATACAGACCACTGACTTTTAATTTTGTTCTTAATAGCTTCAGATTCTGAAATTTCTCCTTCCTCTGActcagattcatattttaactttGAGGTACCTTCCCCAAATGATGTATCAGATGAAAAATCCTCATAAAATGGACTGTCAGCTTGCAATACATCTTTATTTGGCTTCTGCTGCTTAAAAGACTCAAAAGCCTGCATCATAGCTCCTTTCATCCAGGACACTAGTCCTTCAGCCCCTTCTGGGGAATTGACAGGGTTTTtaagtttccctttacatgtatTGCATAATTTTTCACCTTCCACAGGGTTAAATTTTATATCACACCCAAAACAAGATATGGAGGTCGGTTTCTTTATCTCTTTCTTCCCCTTAGGAGATTCAGATAAATGTTCTTTAGTTTTAGCCTTCTCTTTAGtctttcccttttccttttctaAAGCAGTGTCAGCCATTGCTGAAACAACATAAACACAAACGACCCCATGTCACAAGCAGAAACAAAAAATGCAGCTTTAAGGAAAGAAAGGCATCTATGGATGCTTACTTACTGGCAGAGATGGAACGCTATGCACGGGACCAGCACGGGCCACCAGCAGTACCCCTGGGAGCGGCAACAACCCGGCCATGCTAGCTGGTTTAAAAAGGCATTCCTTTCCCTGGATATGACGCGGCGTCTGCGTTCCAACGCCTGCATGCGTTCCACCGGCGCCGCTGATGACGTCATCACATCGTGCCCTCACCTGCCGAACACAGAGGAGCACAGCGGCCGCCAGCTACACCACACAGGAGGCACAATCATTTGATAGGCGACCTAGTTACAGCCCTGATTTCTACAGGGAATGCGTAAGGGTAAGTCCACCACCACGCAGGGGGCACAAACATCTGTAAGGCGCCCTGGTCATACACATTTCTGGAGGTCAATCATCTGAAAAGctcccaggtaaaaaaaaaaaaaaaagtgtaatccCTTGggtaggaaaaaaacactgagggCTAGAGGGGAGCAGAGGAACATATAGGAGATGAGGGGGTGGAGTAATTAATTGGGGGTGTGGTGTTTTCCTACAAGGTGGATGCCATCTCTCTagtaagtgctgccaagggacgtgAGGGAAATACAAGTGATAAAAAGTCTTCTGTGACATATGCTTTAATAAACTGCCATAAATCAACGAATGCTGTGATAATCATGGTACACACGAGAAGCTTTCAGGTGGCAGGAAGTCAGGTCAGCACACAGTTGATTATTTTATAAGAAAGTACAATGCAATATTTCAATGCAACTGAAATTCCTTGATGAATTCTAGCTATACCATGAAGTCAAAATCTTTGAATATCAACACTGAATAGTTTTAAAGGCCAAATGTTTTAAACAACATCACCTACATGACTAAATGGGTTGAACATCGCTGTTATAGGGTTAGACAATGTTTACAACAACACTAGCCATAAGAAAGTCATTAAAGGTACTTACTCTTCATCAGTTTGCACACACTTGTCAAGCTCAATGACATGTATTCCTATGAACCAGACCAGATTGGAAAAATAGGGCACAGCTGTTTTATCTCTAATATAATGCAACATGGGCTGGTTGTTGactaaaataaaacaagaaaaaaaacattttaataaagacAGGCAAATTGCTTCAATTATCCTCAAAGTTTGATTTTGACAAAATTAGTCATTATTGAGGCAGATAATGATACAATGTTTGTCTAACCAGTTCCATTAACTTGGGATCATCATCCTGTGCTACGCGATTGCAAGCTCagcaacatttttaatgtttagaGTATATACTATAAATGGCTAAAtatttcctacttttttttttgcttcattcaGTTAAAATGTAACAGCCACAACTTAGCTATGAGAGCCTGTAAATATGACTTGGAATATTAACCAGTATCTATTGTTCAGTCCTAAAGACTTAAGGAATGTAGAAAGAACATATATGTGTACAAAATGGAAAAAATCACAAGCCTCCAAACTGATTAGTAAGAATTAAACTTAACCAGTAAAGATCAATAGTTGGCCTGTGATCCATTTCTAGGTGGTCCCATTGAGGAGAAAAATTACTTTAAGAAAAAATTTAATTTCCCAAGAGTCTATAAAATCATGCAAAAACATATATGCaacataaatgaaaataattctcTTTTAAGCGATTATAtctaatgtattttaataaaaaaaaaatattcttagcATGGTAaagcatgtaaaaaaataaattaaactgatatatatatatatatatatatatatataagtgcttaGCAATaacttcatttttcatttataatgcATGGCACAGTTCAACCACGTTACCAATGCATTGTTTATATGTCAATGGAGGTTAGATAAATGACAAACTCAACtaaaaggcaaaatatatttGGACAAAACCTGCAATACTTTGGTGCAGTTTTTTAATGCTTTATCATTCTCTCTCTAAGATGTTTGTTGTGtgtttttaatatacaggtaagggatcccttatccagaaacctgatatgcAGAAAGACTCCATtttttagactccattttaatccaataatttagatttttaaaattgatttcctttttctctgtaaaaataaaacagtgctttgtatttgatcccaagatataattaatccttactggatgcacaaaataaacctattgggtttaatcaatgttttattgattttttagtagacttaaggtatgaagatccaaattacgaaagaccccttatccggaatacccttggtccagaggattctggataacgggttctatacctgtactgaaatttTTCCTGTGCCTGAAGTACTTCCACCAGTGATGGATTGCACATGCAGAATTATGGTCCATGTAGCTTCTTTACTGCAGGAAGTACCATCATGACATTAATGCTACATCTAAAAATGTCCCCACCACTGCATACTAAGCCCCCCCCTCCCAATTACTTCTCTAAAAAAGGTTCTAAAAATAACAGCTTTtctcatttttcaaaatgaaaattaCAGGTTCTAATATTTGCAAGACAAATAGTAATACAaagaaaaatttaattatttgtaaCACTTACATGACACTGTTATGGCACGCGAAGATCAACAGTGGAGGAAAGCAAAGGAggagggaaaagaaaaaaaaaagagtaaacagATCAGCAACCGAGAAGACTGATGCCCTTCATTAAGTAAAAATCATAAATGAAAGCTTAGTAAGTAGCACATAGAGCTGGAAAATGGAAACAGGGAGCAGAATATTCTTTTATACGACTGTATAACAAAGGCCTAGCAACAGTAAGATTCGGATAAAAGAACAAAAGTGATCTGTGTATATTCTATATTTTGCAGCTTTTGCTCTGTAACATGTAGTAGACTTTTCTAAACTAACTGTGTATTTACTTAGCATATATACAAAAGAGCATTTTGTAACAAAGACAAATATTGAAAGGAAGCCAATCAAAATAACTGTTGAGTTGTTAACAGAATCATGTTGCTGCATCACAGATAAGCATTTACTAACATCAAACGTTTCAATTATGGTGCTCCCGCATTGATGTTAACGATGTTAGTGGCAAAATAAATTCCTGTAACACAAGCCAGAGAGCTGCTATATTGGACTTGGTACTTGGCTCTGGGCTGCTCTCTCCATTTACTGACTGATGGAATATGCTCTGTAACCCACTTAGTTGCAAAACATCAAGTCTAAGATTTTAAACACCTAAGAAGGACATCTTTTGCTGATGGCAGCTGGGGTAAAGCACAATGCTGAAAATGCAGCTTTCTAGTAACTGttgtctttgctttttttttttttttttaacctgtaaaCAGAAaggctatttttatttttcaaaggaTGACAGGGAAAAACTGGAGATGCGCTTAGGTTCAAATTCTAAATACTTAGTGCTTCTACACTGCAATCAAAGCATAATGTATTCAATTAGTACTCTGTCATTGTTACTGCACAATGGCATCTAAATTAAAGAATGTTCCATGTCTACTTGTCCACTTGAGAACAATATagctctctataaaaaaatatattgcataaaaaatctCATTGCatagtaaaaccctgcttcatctaaataaaccattttcataaaaatatactttttttagtagtatgtactattGGCTACTCCTTAACAGAAAATTGGTGCCTCCTGGGcccataggattcacagtgcacacaaacaagccaaggcacacacatacatgctaggccccatcagccaattaatggacagagttctgccttttgcttccacacttcttcctattacagttagagctgcattatttctggtcatgtgatctctgagggaacacacagcccatcactaaatggtggatcaagggaaaggatgtaaaagggcaatattccagtgtggggagattctttaatacaggggtccccaaccgccagtCCGCGGGCTGCTTTCTAGTGGGCCGCCTCTGTTCCTGGCCGCGCTGAATATGCGCGTATAAAAGTGTTGCGCCTATAAAGACATGGGGGTTTAGAGGTGCAGACCAACGCGCCACACATATAGAGGCTCGTAGGAAAGCCTGTACGTATAAAGATGTAGTTGAATGCGCCTCACGTATAAAGGCATGAATGAACACTGCGCGCatcccgcccccccaccccctggtccttggaaaaatttaCCTGCTTGCCATCGGCCCTTGGCACaataaaaagttggggaccactgctttaaTACATCACTTAACATATAtgaactgttggttaagtattcattctgggggtatagttaacCTTTAATCTACTTGCATACATTGGTTTTTAACCAACCCACAACTATTGCTGAAGCTAAAGAGATATTACTGGACAACAGccagttttatatttttaatccATATTTATAGCACCAGGTAAAGGGTAAGAAATGCAATTTGTGCTCAAGTAATAGTCAtgcattagaaaaatataataataataatataataaaaggcatgAGCAGATATTAGCTAACATTCTGGTAAGGCCTTTGTAGGAGTATgtacacttgtttttttttatataagagtGACCAAGAGACAGACTGCACATCAAGCCTGTCATACAAATCTACAGTGATTGCTATAAATGCTAATAAAATACAACAGTGACCTCTGCTGTACAACTATGCTATTG
The genomic region above belongs to Xenopus tropicalis strain Nigerian chromosome 9, UCB_Xtro_10.0, whole genome shotgun sequence and contains:
- the LOC105948474 gene encoding uncharacterized protein LOC105948474, whose product is MADTALEKEKGKTKEKAKTKEHLSESPKGKKEIKKPTSISCFGCDIKFNPVEGEKLCNTCKGKLKNPVNSPEGAEGLVSWMKGAMMQAFESFKQQKPNKDVLQADSPFYEDFSSDTSFGEGTSKLKYESESEEGEISESEAIKNKIKSQWSVLDKKWAPQNKFYSLFPFEVEDTKFWDVPPKLDPPVAQTIKRTTLPLEDSTGLKDAMDRKAEGALRKTYLAAAAGFKPAIAAASVARSLKAGVRNLFG